TCAGCCCATATGTCTGCAACGCCAACAATCGGGCCGCGCGAGCCCGCGCCAGCAGCGGCGCCGGGACCGGTCCACCGCCAATCAGCGCGAGTTGGAAGGAGGGAGGCACCGGCCGGTCCGCACGGGCGTCCAGGACACGCTCCAGCGTGGTGGCCACGAAGCTCGCATGGGTCACGCCTTCGTGGTCCATCGCCTGGTTCACCGCGTCCGCATCGAACCGGTCCTGGAGGATGAGGCAGCCCCCGTCGTAGGCACAGCGGGAGAGCATCGACAGGCCACCCACGTGGAACAGCGGCAGGGTGCCCAGCCAGCGCGGCGCTGGAAAGGCCCCCAGGTTCGCGGCCGAGCACCGGGCGGACGCGCGGAAGTTGCCCTCGGTCAGCACCGCCCCCTTGGGACGCCCCGTGGTGCCCGAGGTGAAGAGCACCACCCGGGGGGTGGATGCCTCCAGGGGCAGGCACAGCGGTGAGGGTGCCATCCCAGCCTGGGCCCAGGCCTCCAGGCTCTCGGCGCCCGGAAGCCGCTCCGCCAGCGGCCCCAGAGCCAGCGTCAGCTCCGGAGCGATCTCCTGGACGAGGGGCGCCAGTTCCTTCGCGGTGAGCCGGGCATTGAGGGGCGCGAGCAATGCCCCCAGCCGTCCGAGCGCGAAGAAGAGGCCCACGCAGGCCGCGTGGTTGGCCGAGAGCAGCGCCACCCGGCTCCCGGCTTTCACGCCCCGGGCCTGGAGCGCCGCCACCCAGCGCCCCACCTCGTCGTCCAGCAAGCGGTACGTCCACCGGCGCCCGGCGAAGGTCAGGGCCTCGGCCTCGGGCCAGCGCGAGGCGCCCTCCCGGACGGGACACCCCCAGGTCATGGAAGAAGTCCGAGCCCCGGCGCATCCGGCAGCCGGATTTTCCCCTGGATGGGCCGGAAAGGGTGCTCCACGGGCTCCTCGCGGACAAAGAGGCTTCCCACGGCCAGCCCCGAGGCCAGGCGGCCCGAGGGCAGCGCCGCCGCCAGGTGCGCCGCTCCCGCCCGGGACACCACCCCATCCAACGCGCTCGTGACGAATGCCTCCAACCCGATGCTGGCCGCTTGGCGCGCGAACATCAGCGCCGGCAGCAAGCCCCCCAGCACCATGGGCTTCAGGACGAACGCGCGCGCCGCGGGCATCCCACCCGCGACCCCCAGAAGCACCGGAATCGCCTCGGGCGAGGCGAGCGCCTCATCCGCGGCCAGCGGAAAGGGCGCCCGGCGCTGGAGCCGCCACAAGGCGCGCAGCTCCTGCGGCGGCACGGGTTGCTCACACAGCTCCAGCCCGTACCACCCCAGGCGGTCCACCGCGTGAACGGCCTCCGTCTCCGACCAGCCTCCGTTCGCATCCAGCCGGATGTTCACCTCGGGGCCCACCGCCTGACGGACCGCACGAACCCGCGCCTCATCCTCATCGAGGGGGCGGCCGGCCACCTTGAGCTTGACGGTCCTGTACCCCTCGGCCACGGCCTTCCGGGCCTCTTCGGCCAGTTCCTGAGGCTCCTCCGCCGTCAACAGCGCGTTGACGAGCACCTCGGCGCGCGCCGCCCGGTCCAAGAGCCGGCTCAAGGAGATCTCCCGCCGCTGTGCGAGCAGGTCCAACAGCGCCAGCTCCACGGCGTGATCCGCGGCGGGCGCGTGGGGGATCTCTTCCGTGGGGCGCAGCCGGAGCACCCTGCCCTGCCCCGGCCCCTGCGAAGGCAGCGCGAAGGCATCCTCGATGGCGTCCAGGTTGTCCGCGAGATTCTGATCGCGCAGCCCCCGGAGGTGGCTGTGGAGCACCTGCTGACACACGCCGAGAGACTCGGTCCCGAACTCCACCAGCGGCATGGCCTCGCCCTGGCCGATCCGTCCCTCTTCATCCACCAGCTGAACGAGAAAGCCCTCTCGTAGCGTGTAAGTGGCCCGCGCCGTCTTCAGCGGCCGGATCAGCTCCAGCCGCGACGGCGTGAGCCTCGTCTCCGTGATGCGCATCCGATCATCACCTCAGGTACAGCCCCACCGCGAAGAGTAGCCCGAACACCAGCTGCAGGCGCGCCGTTGCCCCCAAGGCGGAGTTCAATGCCGAGCCTTGTGCCCCGAAGACGAGTCTCGTCGGACCCACAGCCAGGGGAGCGCTCAAAAGCGCCAGGAAAACCCAGGCACTGGCCAGTCCCAATCCGAACAGGAGGAAGGGCGTGGCATAGGCCGCCACCAGCATCAGCACATACTCGGCCTTCCCAGCCTTCGTCCCCAGCCGCACCACCAACGTGCGCTTGCCCGCCTTCTGGTCGGTGTGCACGTCCCGCAGGTTGTTGACGACCAGCAGCGCCGTGCCCAACGAGCCCACGGGAATGGCGGCCCACCACGCCGCCGGACTCACGGTCAGCGCCTGGACGTAGTAGGTGCCCGCGACCGCCACGAGCCCGAAGAAGAGGAAGACGAACACATCCCCCAGCCCGTGGTACGCCAGGGGAAAGGGCCCTCCCGTGTAGGCATAGCCAAACAGCACGGAACTCAGGCCAATGGCCACGATGGGCCACCCGCCCACCCACACCAGGTAGATGCCCGAGAGGATGGCCAGCGCGAAGCACGCCAGCGCTCCAGCCAGCACCTGCCCTGGCGCCAGGAGCCCGCTCTGGGTGACGCGCACCGGCCCGAGCCGTTCGGCGGTGTCCGCGCCCTTCTTGAAGTCGTAGTAATCGTTGGTGAGGTTGGTGCCGATCTGGATCAGCAGGGCCCCGCCGAGTGCCGCGAGCGCGGGCAGCCAGCGTCCCACCCCCATGCCGAACGCCAGCCCTGTGCCGACCCCCACCGGAACGAACGCCGCCGTGAGGGTCTTGGGGCGGATGGCCAGCAACCAGGCACCGGCGGAAGAACCCGAGGAAGGGACAAGGCCATCAGCGGTCATGTGTGGATCGTGTCGGCAAGACTCTCGAAGGGAGGCGCTTCGTACCAGGGAGTCTGCAAGAAGGAGAGCACTTCACCCGCGTAGGCCTCTGGGGCCTCCAGGTGCGGGGCATGCCCACATCCCGAAAAGGCATGGCGCCAGACGACAGGAAGCTCGGAGGCCATCTTGCGCGCCAGCTGGGTGAACTTCGTGTCCTTCTCACCCGTGAGCAAGAGCGTGGGCAGGCGCTGGCGGTACAGGGCGGGCCAGAAATCGGGCTGCTCTCCTGTGCCGAGACACTCCAGCGCCCCAGCCAATCCCTCGATGGTGCAGGACAGGCGGCGCTCGCGCAGGGCCTGGAGCTGCGACGGGGGCAGGTTCCTCAGCCCCTCGAACAGCGGCAGCGCTTCCCAGCGGTCGACGAAGGCATCCACGCCTTGGGCGCGGAGAAAGGAGGCCAGTTGGGTGTCCGACTCGCGCCGCGCCGCTCGCTCCTGGCGCCGGTGCAGGCCCGGAGAGCCACTCTCCAGGATGAGTCGGCCAAAGCGCTGCGGCGCATGGACCGCCGCGGCGAGCGCGAGCCTTGCTCCCTGGGAGTAGCCCAGCAGATCCACCGAGGGCAGCTTCAGCTGATCCAGCAGCGCTACCAGCGCATCCACCGTCTCCAGGAAGCCTTCCCGGCCCCGCTTGCTGGGCAGCGGCGTCTCGCCATGCCCCGGCAGGTCCACCACGATGGCCTTCACCGCGCTGCCCAGCAGCGGGCGCAGGTGATCAAACGAGGTGCGGTTGCCCGTGAAGCCATGCAGCAACAGGAGCGGCTGGGAACCCTCTCCCCAGACGCTGTGCGCCAGGGTCACGCCCATGGTCCGTCTCCCACGGCCGCCGCCATCCGCGTGAAGAGCCGCTGATGGTGTTCCACGTTGCTCGCCCGGTCCGTCTGGACTTCCACGATGTGAAGCCCTCCTTTCAATCCCTCGGCCAGCGTGGCGCGCAAGGCCGCCGGAGTCGCCGGCCGGTGAAACCGCGCCCCGTAGAGCGCCGCCGCATGTGACAAATCGATACCATGGGGGGTGCCGAAGAGTGCCTCGAAGTGCTCCGAGGCCTGGGCGATGGGCAGAAACGAGAAGATGCCCCCACCATCGTTGTTGACGACCACCACGGTGAGCGACAAGCGGTGGCGGTGCGCGGTGAGCAAGCCCCCCACATCGTGCAGGAAGGCCAGGTCTCCCGAGAGCAGCACCGAGGGCCCCTCCGAGGCCACCGCCATCCCGAGCGCGCTGGAGATGATGCCATCGATGCCGTTGGCGCCCCGGTTGGACAGCGCCCGCAGCGTCACGCCCCGGGCGGGGGCAAAGGCATCCACGTCCCGGATGGGCATGCTGCTGGAGATGAAGAGGTTCGCGCCCGCGGGCAGGGAGGCCACCACCTCATGGGCGATGCGCGGCTCGGACAGCTCCGGCTGCTCGGCGAACACGCCCTCCATCGCATTCCGGGCCAGCTGCTCCGCGTGGAGAAAATCCCGTGCCCAACCGCCCACCCCGCGCGACAGGCCCTGCGTGAGCGCCTCACACGCCGCCACGGCCGAGCCCTCGATGACATGCTCCGCGCGATGGGACGGGTCGAACAAGGCCCCCTCGTCGCTGAAGAGAATGATGCGTGCCCCCGAGCTGTCGAGCCACTGCTGCGGCCTCTTGGGCGTCAGCCCTCCGCCAAAGCGCAGCACCAGCTCCGGACGATGCGACTGCGCGAAGGGGGCGTGGCGCAGCAGCACGTCGTACAGCGAGATCGTCGCCGCGCCGCCTCCATAGCGTGCCTGAGACGCCGCCTCGGCGAGGATGGGATAGCCCGTGGCGTGAGACAACGCGGCGATGGCCTGGGCGAAGCCGTCCTCCTCGTCGCGGGGACCACACACGATGAGCCCTCGCTCCGTGGCGGCGATGCTCTGGCGCACGCGCTCCAGGATCCGGGGGTCCGGGCGTGAGGAGGAAGCGTGGAGGTGCGTCATCGGTGCGCCCGGACGTCCCTGGCGAACCAGCGCGGACAGCCGCTCTTCTCCGAAGGGTTCGGCGATGGGCGCCAGGGGCTCTCGAAAGGGAACGTTCAGGTGCACCGCGCCTCGAGGCGCGCGGCGTGCCACGCTCACGGCCCGGGCGGCCGTGGCCCGCAGGTGAGCCACCCCCGCCTCGCTCGCCTCGGGCACCGAGGTGTCCGCGAAGAAGCGCGCGAACTCACCGAACAGGCGCGCCTGGGGAACCGTCTGCGGCGCTCCCCACCCGTGCAGCTCCGGCGGCCGGTCCGCGGTCAGCACCAGCATCGGGATGTTCGACAGCGACGCCTCGATGACCGCGGGATAGAAGTGCGCTCCCGCCGTTCCACTGGTGGCGATCAACACCGCCGGGGTGCGCGAGCGTTTGCCAATGCCCAGCGCGAAGAAGCCGGCGCTGCGCTCATCAATGACAGACCACGTCTTCAGCCCCTCGGTCTGCTGACACGCCAGCGCCAGGGGCGTCGAGCGTGAACCCGGGCAGACCACGGCGTGCCGGACGCCTCCACGGACCAGTTCCTCCACCAGCGCCCGGGCCCAGAGCTGGTTCAAGTTCGCGTCGGACATCGCGGGCCTTTCAGTGTCGCACCCTGATGAAATGTGACATCTCCACTGTATTCTAACTGTATACTATTTAATTCAAGGTACCAGACGATGGAGTTCAAAACCACGTGAACTCTATGGCCAGGACCCCGGCGAGGGCGAGTGAAGATGGTGGCCCTTCGCCCCTTCTTGGATCATTCTGCCCCCCATGCCGGAACGGTCCGCCT
This genomic window from Stigmatella ashevillena contains:
- the menC gene encoding o-succinylbenzoate synthase, whose translation is MRITETRLTPSRLELIRPLKTARATYTLREGFLVQLVDEEGRIGQGEAMPLVEFGTESLGVCQQVLHSHLRGLRDQNLADNLDAIEDAFALPSQGPGQGRVLRLRPTEEIPHAPAADHAVELALLDLLAQRREISLSRLLDRAARAEVLVNALLTAEEPQELAEEARKAVAEGYRTVKLKVAGRPLDEDEARVRAVRQAVGPEVNIRLDANGGWSETEAVHAVDRLGWYGLELCEQPVPPQELRALWRLQRRAPFPLAADEALASPEAIPVLLGVAGGMPAARAFVLKPMVLGGLLPALMFARQAASIGLEAFVTSALDGVVSRAGAAHLAAALPSGRLASGLAVGSLFVREEPVEHPFRPIQGKIRLPDAPGLGLLP
- the menE gene encoding o-succinylbenzoate--CoA ligase encodes the protein MTWGCPVREGASRWPEAEALTFAGRRWTYRLLDDEVGRWVAALQARGVKAGSRVALLSANHAACVGLFFALGRLGALLAPLNARLTAKELAPLVQEIAPELTLALGPLAERLPGAESLEAWAQAGMAPSPLCLPLEASTPRVVLFTSGTTGRPKGAVLTEGNFRASARCSAANLGAFPAPRWLGTLPLFHVGGLSMLSRCAYDGGCLILQDRFDADAVNQAMDHEGVTHASFVATTLERVLDARADRPVPPSFQLALIGGGPVPAPLLARARAARLLALQTYGLTEACSQVTTERPSEADGRTAGAALPGLEVRIAGAEGQPLGPGREGDIEVRGPTVMAGYLNRPEATHEALVDGWLKTRDVGMLDERGRLTVLSRRTDLIVRGGENLYPVELEAVIASHPSVQEVAVVGVPEARWGEVPVAFVVPRPGQAFPLDLDDWCRRSLAGFKVPSRFIPLEALPRNAMGKVERTVLRQRVPHV
- the menH gene encoding 2-succinyl-6-hydroxy-2,4-cyclohexadiene-1-carboxylate synthase produces the protein MGVTLAHSVWGEGSQPLLLLHGFTGNRTSFDHLRPLLGSAVKAIVVDLPGHGETPLPSKRGREGFLETVDALVALLDQLKLPSVDLLGYSQGARLALAAAVHAPQRFGRLILESGSPGLHRRQERAARRESDTQLASFLRAQGVDAFVDRWEALPLFEGLRNLPPSQLQALRERRLSCTIEGLAGALECLGTGEQPDFWPALYRQRLPTLLLTGEKDTKFTQLARKMASELPVVWRHAFSGCGHAPHLEAPEAYAGEVLSFLQTPWYEAPPFESLADTIHT
- the menD gene encoding 2-succinyl-5-enolpyruvyl-6-hydroxy-3-cyclohexene-1-carboxylic-acid synthase, encoding MSDANLNQLWARALVEELVRGGVRHAVVCPGSRSTPLALACQQTEGLKTWSVIDERSAGFFALGIGKRSRTPAVLIATSGTAGAHFYPAVIEASLSNIPMLVLTADRPPELHGWGAPQTVPQARLFGEFARFFADTSVPEASEAGVAHLRATAARAVSVARRAPRGAVHLNVPFREPLAPIAEPFGEERLSALVRQGRPGAPMTHLHASSSRPDPRILERVRQSIAATERGLIVCGPRDEEDGFAQAIAALSHATGYPILAEAASQARYGGGAATISLYDVLLRHAPFAQSHRPELVLRFGGGLTPKRPQQWLDSSGARIILFSDEGALFDPSHRAEHVIEGSAVAACEALTQGLSRGVGGWARDFLHAEQLARNAMEGVFAEQPELSEPRIAHEVVASLPAGANLFISSSMPIRDVDAFAPARGVTLRALSNRGANGIDGIISSALGMAVASEGPSVLLSGDLAFLHDVGGLLTAHRHRLSLTVVVVNNDGGGIFSFLPIAQASEHFEALFGTPHGIDLSHAAALYGARFHRPATPAALRATLAEGLKGGLHIVEVQTDRASNVEHHQRLFTRMAAAVGDGPWA
- a CDS encoding 1,4-dihydroxy-2-naphthoate polyprenyltransferase, whose product is MTADGLVPSSGSSAGAWLLAIRPKTLTAAFVPVGVGTGLAFGMGVGRWLPALAALGGALLIQIGTNLTNDYYDFKKGADTAERLGPVRVTQSGLLAPGQVLAGALACFALAILSGIYLVWVGGWPIVAIGLSSVLFGYAYTGGPFPLAYHGLGDVFVFLFFGLVAVAGTYYVQALTVSPAAWWAAIPVGSLGTALLVVNNLRDVHTDQKAGKRTLVVRLGTKAGKAEYVLMLVAAYATPFLLFGLGLASAWVFLALLSAPLAVGPTRLVFGAQGSALNSALGATARLQLVFGLLFAVGLYLR